A portion of the Hoylesella buccalis ATCC 35310 genome contains these proteins:
- a CDS encoding ATP-binding protein — MNRNKSFGTYRKVNIKQLLTSFCMFLLTMSMLIGCSRSEEKDKATFEKEQLEKELKALGSIDSLQRRLEQYRKEHNRGAMMLCYRFLGTAYRDSSKFDQALTAHQKEYELAREQADTLEAIVALNQTGTDYRRIGALEEASSAHYQALNLCDQYSDHTSFTFQKNRVVSLNGIGNVHLTLDNVEAAENAFRMALDGEKKLGSALGQAINYANLGSLLESQEKIDSARWYYKRSMQLNQKAGSRLGVALCWLHLGRLEEKAGQWDKAIAKYQHAEAILRSVGDQWHWMESVISLIRANIDKGDLAMASHYMKEAEPVAQQLGAWEDLEALYHEKSKMCFKRGDNKQAFIHYKKSQAYRDSLISEKKIQHIQNIRIKYERESREQQMQTMKRDIEQERRIKRVFLLSGLCIILLCAVIIVFLWYVIRIRSKNHKMQVQIQRAKDHFFMNITHEFRTPLTIILGFGRQMTDGALTTKEELKKAGGMILRQGNGLLDLVNQLLDIAKQRSVVNQPLYRHGDAVTYIRMLAECHQILAQDKNIEFLFTAKQSSVMMDFIPSYLTKIVRNLLSNAIKFTPPHGMVRASVEVEKDKLKLVVRDNGQGIPSDDIPYIFDLFYQSQNPSADVGSGVGLALTKQLVEAMNGTIDVESEMGVGTTFTVSLPLKATRQDAVIKPIEVYEQEKPNYNQESEESIEEPETTHENAVSVLVVEDNADVARYIGMQIGHEYQLYFAHDGVEGLEKALSLMPDLILTDLLMPRKDGLEMCREIKMSEVLNHIPVIMITARSTDADKLKGLEAGADAYLVKPFSADELKLRIRNLIRQREVMREKYALSSNVHVNNMTALNKLDQEFLHKFIDYVYVHMNNGTVSVESVAADLCMTPKQLRSKTVAITGENPSTYIQKIRLEKAQRMLKVEPDMSIGEIALKCGFEDFAYFSRVFKKKYGVMPSQYRRLPS; from the coding sequence ATGAATCGAAACAAAAGCTTTGGCACCTATCGCAAGGTTAATATCAAGCAGTTGCTTACTTCTTTCTGCATGTTCTTATTAACCATGTCAATGTTGATTGGCTGTTCTCGAAGTGAGGAGAAAGACAAAGCAACTTTTGAGAAAGAACAATTAGAGAAAGAGCTAAAGGCTTTGGGGAGTATTGATTCATTGCAACGTCGGCTTGAGCAATACCGTAAGGAACACAATCGGGGTGCTATGATGCTTTGTTATCGGTTCTTAGGAACCGCTTATCGTGATTCAAGCAAGTTTGATCAAGCCTTGACAGCTCATCAAAAAGAGTATGAGCTTGCCAGGGAACAGGCTGATACGCTGGAGGCAATTGTAGCTCTCAATCAGACGGGGACTGATTATAGACGGATAGGTGCACTGGAAGAGGCTTCGTCAGCACATTATCAGGCGTTAAACTTATGTGATCAATATAGCGATCATACAAGTTTCACATTCCAAAAAAACAGAGTGGTTTCGTTAAATGGTATTGGAAATGTGCATCTCACACTTGACAATGTTGAGGCTGCTGAGAATGCTTTCAGGATGGCCTTGGATGGGGAGAAAAAGTTAGGAAGTGCCTTAGGACAAGCCATTAATTATGCTAATTTGGGTTCTCTGTTGGAATCGCAGGAGAAAATAGATTCGGCACGGTGGTACTACAAAAGATCAATGCAGCTGAATCAAAAAGCAGGTTCGCGCTTGGGAGTTGCGTTGTGCTGGCTGCATTTAGGAAGATTGGAAGAGAAGGCTGGTCAATGGGATAAGGCGATTGCCAAATATCAGCATGCTGAAGCAATATTGAGGAGCGTTGGTGACCAGTGGCATTGGATGGAATCAGTCATTTCACTCATTAGGGCAAATATAGACAAAGGTGATTTGGCTATGGCATCACATTACATGAAAGAGGCAGAGCCTGTAGCCCAACAATTGGGTGCGTGGGAGGATTTGGAAGCCTTGTATCATGAAAAGTCCAAGATGTGTTTCAAACGGGGCGACAACAAACAGGCTTTCATTCATTATAAAAAAAGCCAAGCATATCGTGACAGTTTGATCAGTGAAAAGAAAATACAGCACATTCAGAACATCCGTATCAAGTATGAACGTGAAAGCAGAGAGCAACAAATGCAAACTATGAAGCGTGACATTGAGCAAGAGCGACGAATCAAGAGAGTGTTTCTGTTGAGTGGTCTTTGCATTATCTTGCTTTGTGCAGTCATTATTGTATTTTTGTGGTATGTGATACGCATCAGGTCTAAAAACCATAAAATGCAAGTACAGATACAACGAGCCAAAGACCATTTCTTCATGAATATTACGCATGAGTTCCGTACGCCGTTGACGATTATTTTAGGTTTTGGCAGACAGATGACTGATGGAGCACTGACGACAAAGGAGGAACTGAAAAAAGCTGGTGGTATGATATTGAGGCAGGGTAATGGACTCCTCGACTTGGTTAACCAATTGTTGGATATAGCGAAGCAAAGGTCGGTTGTGAATCAACCGCTGTATCGACATGGGGATGCGGTAACTTATATAAGAATGCTGGCAGAGTGTCATCAAATATTGGCGCAAGATAAAAACATCGAATTTCTGTTCACTGCTAAGCAATCGTCTGTGATGATGGACTTTATACCCAGCTATCTCACCAAGATTGTGCGTAACTTACTGTCAAATGCGATTAAGTTTACGCCACCACATGGAATGGTGAGAGCAAGTGTGGAGGTAGAAAAAGATAAGCTGAAACTGGTGGTGAGAGATAATGGACAAGGAATTCCATCGGACGATATACCTTATATATTTGACCTGTTTTACCAATCACAAAATCCGTCGGCAGATGTTGGCTCGGGCGTGGGCTTGGCATTGACGAAGCAACTTGTGGAGGCAATGAATGGAACAATTGATGTAGAAAGTGAAATGGGAGTGGGTACAACCTTTACGGTGAGCTTGCCCTTAAAAGCCACCCGTCAGGACGCTGTTATCAAGCCTATTGAGGTGTACGAACAAGAGAAACCTAACTACAATCAAGAGTCTGAAGAATCTATCGAAGAACCAGAAACAACTCATGAGAACGCTGTGTCGGTGTTGGTGGTGGAAGACAATGCCGATGTGGCAAGATATATCGGCATGCAGATAGGGCATGAATATCAATTGTATTTTGCCCATGACGGTGTGGAAGGACTGGAGAAAGCTTTAAGTTTGATGCCAGATTTGATTCTCACCGATTTGCTCATGCCACGAAAAGATGGGTTAGAAATGTGCCGTGAAATCAAAATGTCTGAGGTGTTGAATCATATTCCGGTGATTATGATTACAGCGCGCAGTACCGATGCTGATAAATTAAAGGGATTAGAGGCTGGAGCCGATGCCTATCTTGTGAAGCCGTTTAGTGCCGACGAATTAAAATTGCGAATTAGAAACTTGATCAGGCAAAGGGAGGTAATGCGAGAAAAATATGCACTCTCGTCAAATGTTCATGTCAACAACATGACTGCCCTGAATAAGTTGGATCAGGAGTTCTTACACAAATTCATTGATTATGTATATGTTCATATGAACAACGGAACGGTAAGCGTGGAGTCGGTAGCAGCCGACTTGTGCATGACACCTAAGCAATTAAGGTCAAAAACAGTAGCTATCACCGGTGAAAATCCAAGTACTTATATTCAAAAGATTAGATTGGAGAAAGCGCAACGCATGTTAAAAGTGGAGCCAGATATGAGTATCGGAGAGATTGCATTGAAATGTGGATTTGAAGATTTTGCTTATTTCTCACGAGTATTCAAGAAAAAATATGGCGTGATGCCGTCACAATATCGTCGATTGCCATCTTAA
- a CDS encoding TonB-dependent receptor, which translates to MRLYTILFGTLLAINAVAEETDTIKIGNELEEVSIVGFKQDRASLSPVSQSSVGNLYINNNQLDGVRELSGRLANFYMPDYGSRQYSPIYIRGIGSKTSTPSVGVYVDGMPFFDRSVLDMDLFGISKVEVLRGPQGTLFGRNSTAGLINIYTLSPLDYQNAMAKVSYGAYNDIQAMASAYLKLSGNLGISVAGSYHHNDGYFTNTYLNKKADPMDNGTFRIGTAWKPSQRWTMRYSLSLDYIDQGGFPYAVYDAKKDELKDISYDAPSGYRRFVLTTGMNWRYDGSRLSLNSQTSFQHSNDKVSIDQDFTERKMFFANMPLRQNMFSQELTLRSRNDTWFHWITGIFAFTQHKNFSTTIDYYTPRNPMRAAGVKENNNEIPVYGLAAYHVSQFDLYKGLSASVGIRYDYETSKVKNETYWTPTGKNGANATKLADSYDSKMHSSQVTPRFTLKQQFTPDRMVYATVARGYKPGGFNAAKESSNDRSFDPEYTWNYEVGAKLSFLDSRLSLEASAFYIDWKDQQLSVIIPAVGAVIRNIGHSDSKGFEIAVGGQPMANLFLHANYGYTYARFLAANTGKKSNYTGNMLPMVPRHTLSVNANYSMYHVGIIDKLMLNANLTGVGKIYWREDNEKYQPFYALLNLKVAATKGHFTWEVWSKNTTATQYMAYYFVSSQKMAQAGKPFCIGTSLVYTLK; encoded by the coding sequence ATGAGACTCTACACGATTTTATTTGGCACTCTGCTGGCAATCAACGCTGTGGCGGAAGAAACCGACACCATCAAGATAGGCAACGAACTGGAAGAAGTTTCCATCGTGGGATTCAAACAAGACAGGGCATCACTCTCGCCTGTCTCGCAGTCATCGGTGGGAAACCTGTACATCAACAACAACCAGTTGGACGGTGTGCGGGAACTGAGTGGCAGACTGGCCAACTTCTACATGCCCGACTATGGGTCTCGACAATACTCACCTATTTATATTAGGGGCATCGGCTCAAAGACCAGCACACCGTCGGTCGGCGTGTATGTGGACGGCATGCCCTTTTTCGACCGCTCGGTGCTGGACATGGACTTGTTTGGCATCAGCAAGGTGGAGGTGTTGCGTGGTCCGCAGGGCACGCTCTTTGGGCGGAACTCCACGGCGGGGCTCATCAACATCTATACCCTGTCGCCCTTGGACTATCAGAACGCTATGGCAAAGGTAAGCTACGGGGCGTACAACGACATTCAGGCCATGGCATCGGCATACCTGAAACTATCGGGCAACCTTGGCATTTCGGTGGCTGGCAGCTACCACCATAATGACGGCTACTTCACGAACACCTACCTGAACAAAAAGGCCGACCCGATGGATAACGGGACTTTTAGAATAGGAACGGCATGGAAGCCATCGCAAAGATGGACTATGCGATACTCACTGAGCCTGGACTACATCGACCAAGGGGGCTTTCCATACGCCGTATACGATGCCAAGAAAGACGAACTGAAAGACATCAGCTACGATGCACCTTCGGGGTACAGACGGTTCGTGCTGACAACCGGCATGAACTGGCGCTATGACGGAAGCAGGCTGAGCTTGAACAGCCAAACCTCTTTCCAGCACAGCAACGACAAGGTGTCTATCGACCAGGACTTCACGGAACGAAAAATGTTTTTCGCCAACATGCCTCTTAGGCAGAACATGTTCAGCCAGGAGCTTACGCTCCGATCGAGGAACGACACATGGTTCCACTGGATAACGGGCATATTCGCGTTTACGCAACACAAGAACTTCTCGACCACCATCGACTACTATACCCCAAGAAACCCGATGCGTGCCGCCGGCGTGAAGGAAAACAACAACGAGATACCGGTTTACGGACTGGCTGCCTACCATGTATCACAATTCGACCTGTACAAGGGACTGTCTGCCTCGGTGGGCATTCGCTACGACTATGAAACATCGAAGGTGAAGAATGAGACCTATTGGACACCCACGGGTAAGAACGGTGCCAACGCTACCAAGCTGGCCGACAGCTACGACAGCAAGATGCACTCGAGCCAGGTGACGCCCCGTTTCACCCTGAAGCAGCAGTTCACACCCGACAGGATGGTGTATGCCACCGTGGCGCGAGGCTACAAGCCCGGTGGATTCAATGCAGCGAAGGAAAGCAGCAACGACCGCTCGTTCGACCCGGAATACACCTGGAACTACGAGGTTGGAGCGAAGCTCAGCTTCCTTGACAGCCGTCTGTCGCTGGAGGCCAGTGCCTTTTACATTGACTGGAAAGACCAGCAACTGTCGGTCATCATCCCTGCGGTAGGTGCCGTGATACGCAACATCGGGCACTCGGACAGCAAAGGGTTTGAGATAGCTGTGGGCGGACAACCCATGGCAAACCTTTTCCTGCACGCCAACTATGGATACACCTATGCACGCTTCCTGGCAGCCAACACAGGAAAGAAATCAAACTATACAGGTAACATGCTTCCCATGGTGCCGCGGCACACCCTGTCAGTCAATGCCAACTACTCGATGTATCATGTGGGGATTATTGACAAGTTGATGCTGAATGCCAACCTCACGGGCGTGGGCAAAATTTACTGGCGCGAGGACAATGAGAAGTACCAGCCTTTCTATGCGCTGCTCAACCTGAAAGTGGCTGCCACCAAAGGACATTTCACCTGGGAGGTATGGAGTAAGAACACCACCGCAACCCAGTACATGGCCTACTATTTTGTGTCTTCCCAGAAGATGGCACAGGCTGGCAAGCCTTTCTGCATTGGCACCTCATTGGTGTACACGCTCAAATAA
- a CDS encoding MFS transporter — MPNKNNAQLLGTFFSLYIAQAVPMSFFSTALQVMMRQQAFSLTTISLLQLIKLPWILKFLWSPIVDRQCMTVKDYKRWIVSSEIVYAVLILGAGILRLETNIQLIIILVFLSLIASATQDIATDALAILSTRKEQKSFVNSMQSMGSFGGSLLGSGVLLMVLHHYGWNVVTICLSGFVLLALVPLLMNKKLQLLHAKEPTHRAKWNDIIWFFTNRTVYPQIGFLLLYYASIMGLLSVVRPYMVDLGYNMKEIGALNGIVGISAAMLVAYPASMLIRRWGAEKVKVVFAVCILLATVYFTLMSWSTPTKPWLVGGIILLWACYGMGTVVVYTSAMFCVRKGLEGTDFTIQIVITHISGLLMTIASGRIADRLGYNGLFCIETAIATLSLCYVTYFFCRARRSQKHITKPHDL, encoded by the coding sequence ATGCCCAACAAGAACAACGCCCAACTGTTAGGAACTTTCTTCAGTCTGTACATCGCACAGGCGGTGCCCATGAGCTTTTTCTCCACAGCGTTGCAGGTGATGATGCGCCAACAGGCCTTCTCGCTGACAACCATCAGCCTTCTGCAACTCATCAAGCTGCCGTGGATACTGAAATTCCTGTGGTCGCCCATCGTAGACCGGCAATGCATGACGGTGAAAGACTACAAACGCTGGATTGTATCGTCAGAAATAGTGTATGCCGTGCTGATATTGGGTGCGGGAATACTAAGGCTGGAAACCAACATCCAGCTCATTATCATCCTGGTATTCCTGTCGCTCATCGCCTCTGCTACACAAGACATCGCCACCGACGCACTGGCCATACTCTCTACGAGGAAAGAGCAGAAGAGCTTTGTTAACAGCATGCAGTCGATGGGCAGCTTTGGTGGAAGTCTGCTGGGCAGCGGCGTACTGCTCATGGTGTTGCACCACTATGGCTGGAATGTTGTGACCATTTGCCTGAGCGGCTTTGTGCTGTTGGCACTTGTACCCTTGCTCATGAACAAGAAGCTGCAACTGCTGCATGCCAAGGAGCCGACCCATAGGGCCAAATGGAATGACATCATCTGGTTTTTCACCAATCGAACCGTCTACCCACAGATAGGGTTCTTGCTCCTCTACTATGCCAGCATCATGGGACTACTGTCGGTTGTAAGGCCCTATATGGTAGACCTTGGCTACAACATGAAGGAGATAGGCGCGCTCAACGGCATCGTGGGCATCTCTGCCGCCATGCTCGTTGCCTATCCTGCCAGCATGCTGATTAGGCGCTGGGGGGCGGAGAAGGTGAAAGTGGTCTTTGCCGTCTGTATCCTGCTGGCAACCGTTTACTTCACCCTCATGTCGTGGTCCACACCCACGAAACCATGGCTCGTCGGGGGCATCATACTTCTTTGGGCCTGCTATGGCATGGGGACAGTGGTGGTATACACGTCGGCCATGTTCTGTGTGAGGAAAGGACTCGAGGGAACCGACTTCACCATACAGATAGTTATCACGCACATCAGCGGACTGCTCATGACCATAGCCAGCGGAAGAATTGCAGACCGATTGGGCTACAATGGTCTTTTCTGCATAGAAACAGCCATTGCCACACTCTCACTCTGCTATGTAACTTACTTCTTCTGCCGCGCCCGACGTTCTCAAAAACATATCACAAAACCACATGACTTATGA
- a CDS encoding uroporphyrinogen-III synthase: protein MKKNILITAPRHYTQRLLTAFEKYKEEVEVTNIAMVESTFDTANDEMQKLCADLGMFDFVVCLSRKAIDAMHNYCDCAEQLGKTQFLAIGKDNEYLHDVLGVTPPFISKEPSPIGIAHALKERGLNEGCRLAALAPAFVGMEEPRTVPDFMAKLSELGVQAHRVDAYVNMATELSARKQAYDLIIDKRIDCVAFTSGSEVMAFNDGLKEVYGTDACCILNDVAIACMGPYTAMQAKRIGLKVDWVPAEFNSFDDFTASLVKHWR from the coding sequence ATGAAGAAAAACATCCTGATTACAGCTCCACGTCACTATACGCAAAGACTGCTAACGGCCTTTGAAAAATACAAAGAAGAAGTAGAGGTGACCAACATCGCCATGGTAGAATCGACTTTCGACACGGCGAACGATGAGATGCAGAAGCTATGCGCTGACTTGGGCATGTTTGATTTCGTGGTGTGCCTCAGCCGAAAGGCCATTGACGCCATGCACAACTACTGTGACTGTGCAGAACAACTGGGCAAGACGCAGTTCTTAGCCATTGGAAAAGACAACGAATATCTACACGACGTGCTGGGTGTAACGCCTCCGTTCATCTCAAAAGAGCCAAGTCCCATAGGCATCGCCCATGCGCTGAAAGAGCGTGGCCTCAACGAAGGATGCCGCCTGGCAGCCCTCGCGCCTGCGTTTGTTGGCATGGAAGAGCCTCGAACCGTTCCCGACTTCATGGCAAAGCTGAGCGAACTGGGCGTACAGGCCCACCGTGTTGATGCCTACGTCAACATGGCAACAGAGCTTTCCGCAAGGAAGCAAGCCTACGACCTCATCATCGACAAGCGCATTGACTGCGTAGCCTTTACCAGCGGAAGTGAGGTAATGGCATTCAACGATGGACTGAAGGAAGTGTATGGCACCGATGCCTGTTGTATTCTCAATGATGTGGCCATCGCCTGCATGGGGCCATACACCGCCATGCAAGCCAAGCGCATCGGGTTGAAAGTGGACTGGGTACCCGCCGAGTTCAACTCTTTTGATGACTTCACAGCCAGCCTCGTTAAGCATTGGCGATAA
- a CDS encoding nucleoside recognition domain-containing protein, producing MPKGIICLLIITGLFGGIASIMGVAHMLNTIMHTAHDLLLNTCFYLMGICVLTGALGKLFVEFGVVDLIERALRPLMKPVFRLPGVASLGAVLTFLSDNPAIITLAQDKHFGSYFKKFQYISLTNFGTAFGMGLIVIVFMLGNGYFVEPLIGFIGACIGCVVSTRLMQHFVLKGYPQYRSEEALDGEKFRQQPIRQLHREETSVFLRILNSLLDGGKSGVDVGVSIIPGVLIISTLVMILTFGASAEGNFTGKAYEGVAILPAIANKLDWLLNPLFGFSDPHQIAFPITALGAVGAALSLVPNFMSQGWLDGNAIAVFTGIGMCWSGFLSTHTAMLDTIGYRELTSKAIVSHTIGGLAAALAAHWGYLLYAALFI from the coding sequence ATGCCAAAGGGGATTATATGTCTGCTTATCATCACTGGGCTGTTTGGCGGAATAGCAAGCATTATGGGAGTGGCTCACATGCTCAACACCATTATGCACACGGCTCACGACTTGTTGCTCAATACCTGCTTTTATCTCATGGGCATCTGTGTGTTGACAGGTGCCTTAGGGAAGCTATTTGTTGAATTTGGAGTTGTGGACTTAATAGAACGAGCCTTGCGACCATTGATGAAACCCGTGTTCAGACTGCCCGGAGTGGCTTCACTTGGAGCGGTATTAACGTTTCTCTCCGACAATCCTGCCATTATCACTTTGGCACAAGATAAGCATTTTGGTAGCTACTTCAAGAAGTTTCAGTATATTTCGCTCACCAATTTCGGCACAGCGTTTGGCATGGGGCTCATTGTCATCGTCTTCATGTTAGGCAACGGTTATTTCGTGGAACCCCTCATTGGTTTTATAGGAGCCTGCATTGGATGCGTAGTCTCTACAAGGCTCATGCAACACTTTGTACTGAAAGGTTATCCACAATATCGTTCCGAAGAAGCTTTGGATGGAGAGAAGTTTCGCCAGCAACCCATTCGTCAGTTACACCGTGAAGAAACATCGGTGTTTCTGCGCATACTCAATTCTCTATTAGACGGAGGAAAATCGGGCGTCGACGTTGGTGTTTCCATCATTCCCGGTGTGCTTATTATTTCTACGTTAGTGATGATACTTACCTTTGGAGCCAGCGCAGAAGGCAATTTCACAGGCAAAGCTTATGAGGGAGTTGCCATTTTACCAGCCATTGCTAACAAATTAGATTGGTTACTCAATCCGCTCTTTGGGTTTTCAGACCCACACCAAATCGCCTTCCCTATCACTGCGCTCGGAGCAGTTGGTGCTGCATTGAGCTTAGTGCCCAACTTTATGTCACAAGGATGGCTGGATGGCAATGCCATAGCTGTATTCACAGGTATTGGAATGTGTTGGAGCGGTTTCCTTAGTACACATACAGCAATGCTTGATACCATTGGGTATCGGGAACTTACCTCTAAGGCCATTGTTTCTCATACTATCGGAGGACTTGCAGCTGCGCTTGCTGCGCATTGGGGATATCTGTTATATGCTGCGCTTTTCATATAA
- the hemG gene encoding protoporphyrinogen oxidase has translation MAVADQPSALSTETPEPVDVCVIGAGITGLTTAFHLIKKGRSVRVVEKASRIGGQIHTHQVGDFVMESGPNTGAISYPEIVELFNALDGDCQLETARASSKRRLIWKGDRFRELPSGLIGGLRTPLFTWHDKFRILGEPFRAKGTNPDESVGELAARRLGRSYLDYAVDPFVSGVYAGNPMTLVTRYALPKLYNLEQTYGGFIRGAMAKAREPKSDRDRLATKQVFSAKGGLEHLVQALGAAIGPEHITTGANGVQVFPDANGYEVRYTTADGMEHRIACRKVVTTCGAYALPALLPFVDERLMKDVNNLFYAPIVQVGVGIRNTGGRQYQAFGGLVPSCERQQVLGILFPSACFEERAPEHGAVFSFFLGGVRHQEFISKTDDELTDIVDDALHRMLQLPKHIQPDALRIFRHHRAIPQYEVTSGARFAAIDKVEQRYPGLVLAGNLKGGIGMADRIRQAVAVAKNI, from the coding sequence ATGGCTGTGGCCGACCAACCGTCTGCCTTGTCCACGGAAACACCAGAACCCGTTGACGTTTGCGTGATTGGCGCCGGAATCACCGGCCTCACCACAGCCTTCCACCTGATAAAAAAAGGACGTAGCGTGCGTGTGGTGGAGAAGGCCAGCCGCATTGGAGGACAAATCCACACGCACCAGGTAGGCGATTTTGTGATGGAGAGCGGCCCCAACACAGGGGCAATCTCCTATCCGGAGATTGTCGAACTGTTCAACGCGCTGGACGGTGACTGCCAGTTGGAGACGGCGCGCGCATCTTCCAAGCGCCGTTTGATATGGAAGGGCGACCGCTTCCGAGAGCTGCCGTCCGGACTGATTGGCGGACTGCGCACGCCCTTGTTCACCTGGCACGACAAGTTTCGCATCCTGGGTGAGCCGTTCCGTGCCAAAGGAACCAATCCTGATGAATCGGTTGGCGAGCTGGCTGCGCGACGATTAGGGAGGTCGTATCTTGATTATGCCGTGGATCCTTTCGTGTCGGGTGTCTATGCGGGCAACCCCATGACGCTCGTTACCCGTTATGCCTTGCCTAAGCTGTACAATCTGGAGCAAACGTACGGGGGATTCATCCGTGGTGCCATGGCCAAGGCCAGGGAGCCTAAGAGTGACCGCGACCGACTGGCTACCAAGCAGGTGTTCTCGGCTAAAGGCGGTCTGGAGCATCTGGTACAGGCCTTGGGCGCGGCCATTGGGCCGGAGCATATCACTACCGGGGCCAATGGCGTACAAGTTTTTCCTGATGCTAATGGGTATGAGGTGAGATATACTACGGCAGACGGCATGGAACATCGCATTGCTTGCCGCAAGGTGGTGACCACATGTGGCGCTTATGCCTTGCCCGCCCTCCTGCCATTCGTGGATGAAAGGCTCATGAAAGATGTCAACAACCTGTTCTACGCACCCATCGTGCAGGTAGGCGTGGGCATCAGGAACACCGGCGGAAGGCAGTATCAAGCGTTTGGCGGTCTGGTTCCTTCGTGTGAACGGCAGCAAGTGTTGGGCATCCTCTTCCCATCGGCTTGCTTTGAGGAGCGCGCGCCAGAGCACGGGGCAGTGTTCTCATTCTTCTTAGGAGGAGTGAGACACCAGGAGTTTATAAGTAAGACTGATGATGAGTTGACAGACATTGTCGATGATGCCTTGCACCGGATGCTACAATTGCCAAAGCATATTCAACCCGACGCGCTTCGTATATTCCGCCACCATCGGGCCATTCCTCAATACGAGGTGACCAGTGGGGCGCGCTTCGCGGCAATTGACAAAGTGGAGCAACGCTACCCTGGCCTTGTCCTGGCAGGAAACCTCAAGGGAGGCATCGGCATGGCAGACCGCATTCGGCAGGCTGTGGCCGTTGCCAAAAACATATAA
- the hemN gene encoding oxygen-independent coproporphyrinogen III oxidase, with the protein MNQQLLNKYNIPVPRYTSYPPANYFHEFTEREYLAAVDASNHQTRQPLVSFYLHIPFCRHLCHYCGCNSYPMADDVVIGHYVDALHREIDLVAARIDTATRQISQIHYGGGSPTALSIHYLQELNEHLLSLMPAIENPEIAIECHPGYLTASNWEELGRCGFTRYSLGVQDFDLRVLKAVNRRPPLMPISEIMDMLRAQGATINMDLLFGLPLQTPESFAQAAQQAAALHPDRVVTFSYGHVPWVHKRQLVLEKLGLPKDADKQEMYRKAADVFHAAGYRSIGMDHFVLPTDELSIALDTRQLHRNFQGYCTRRTTGQVYAFGVTAISQLETAYAQNGRDIQAYIDTIRQGKLYTRRGYQLTRQEQIVREVIAQMMCNYHLSWSEIAGRIGITPAEVKAATNYDEAKLREMEADGLILLSDDVVAMTSIGSPFVRNVVATLDPLMQHTDKKFSKPV; encoded by the coding sequence ATGAATCAGCAATTACTAAACAAATACAATATTCCCGTGCCGCGATACACCAGCTATCCACCGGCCAACTATTTCCACGAATTTACAGAACGCGAATATCTTGCTGCCGTCGACGCGTCCAATCATCAAACGCGCCAGCCGCTGGTGTCGTTCTATCTGCACATTCCGTTTTGCAGGCATCTGTGTCATTACTGCGGCTGCAACTCTTACCCCATGGCGGACGATGTGGTGATAGGCCACTATGTGGACGCTTTGCATCGGGAAATCGACTTGGTGGCTGCACGGATTGACACGGCTACACGGCAGATCTCACAGATACACTATGGCGGCGGAAGTCCCACGGCACTGTCCATCCATTACCTGCAGGAGCTGAACGAGCACCTGTTGTCACTGATGCCGGCCATAGAGAATCCCGAGATAGCCATCGAATGCCATCCCGGCTATCTCACGGCCAGCAACTGGGAGGAATTAGGCAGATGTGGCTTTACGCGCTACAGCTTAGGCGTACAGGACTTCGACCTGCGCGTGCTGAAGGCCGTTAACCGCAGGCCGCCCTTGATGCCTATAAGCGAAATCATGGACATGTTGCGCGCCCAGGGTGCGACCATCAACATGGATTTGCTGTTCGGGCTGCCACTTCAAACACCCGAGTCGTTCGCGCAGGCCGCCCAGCAAGCGGCAGCCCTGCATCCCGATCGCGTGGTGACGTTCAGCTATGGACATGTGCCATGGGTGCATAAAAGGCAATTGGTACTCGAGAAGCTGGGCTTGCCCAAGGATGCCGACAAGCAGGAGATGTACCGGAAAGCCGCGGATGTCTTTCATGCCGCCGGCTATCGCAGCATTGGCATGGATCATTTTGTGCTGCCTACCGACGAACTGAGTATCGCATTGGACACCAGGCAGCTGCACCGCAACTTCCAAGGATATTGCACGCGCCGCACCACAGGGCAGGTCTATGCCTTCGGCGTAACGGCCATCAGTCAGCTGGAAACGGCCTATGCGCAAAACGGGCGTGACATCCAAGCCTATATAGACACTATACGACAGGGCAAGTTGTACACCCGGCGTGGCTACCAACTCACGAGGCAGGAGCAAATCGTGCGCGAGGTCATTGCGCAGATGATGTGCAACTACCATCTTTCCTGGTCTGAGATAGCTGGGCGTATCGGCATCACGCCGGCCGAGGTGAAGGCCGCCACCAACTACGACGAGGCTAAGTTGCGCGAAATGGAGGCCGACGGACTGATACTGCTTAGCGATGATGTTGTGGCCATGACCAGCATAGGCTCGCCATTCGTACGGAATGTAGTGGCCACTCTCGACCCGCTGATGCAACACACCGACAAGAAATTTTCAAAGCCAGTATAG